The proteins below come from a single Oncorhynchus keta strain PuntledgeMale-10-30-2019 chromosome 1, Oket_V2, whole genome shotgun sequence genomic window:
- the LOC118378251 gene encoding mediator of RNA polymerase II transcription subunit 8-like isoform X2 gives MQQREEKLLDASVESLISRVAHLKNALHSFIYKLENEYERLTWPSVLDNFALLSGQLNTINKLLRNEKTPSFRQQIIIPLLLSPDRDEELAKLTEQRVPVFSHEIVPDHLRTKPDPEVEEQEKQLSAEAARIGPEVAQKQIQTLNKLCSNLLEKLNNPRDDRDADSAAIRQNKPSFNPADTNALVAAVGFGKGLSKCRPPGPVAPGHTGQGPMMSGGPTLQQVTIGGGSGQQQGMGPGAPQQQGQPGKMPCNIKTNIKAASSMHPYNR, from the exons ATGCAG CAACGGGAAGAAAAATTGCTGGACGCATCCGTGGAATCGCTTATTTCCCGCGTAGCTCATCTAAAAAACGCTCTTCACAGTTTCATCTACAAGTTGGAAAACGAGTATGAACGACTGACATG GCCCTCTGTGTTGGACAACTTTGCCCTCTTGTCTGGTCAGTTGAACACCATCAATAAACTGTTGCGGAATGAGAAGACGCCATCTTTCCGCCAGCAGATCATCATccccctgctgttgtctccagacAGGGATGAAGAACTAGCT aAACTGACAGAGCAACGCGTGCCTGTGTTCAGCCATGAGATTGTGCCGGATCACCTGCGCACCAAGCCTGATCCTGAGGTGGAGGAGCAGGAGAAACAGCTGAGTGCGGAAGCTGCCCGGATAGGACCTGAGGTGGCACAG AAACAAATCCAGACACTGAACAAACTCTGTTCAAATCTACTGGAGAAACTGAACAATCCTCGCGATGACAGGGATGCAGACAGTGCAG CTATACGGCAGAACAAACCATCTTTCAACCCTGCTGACACCAATGCTCTGGTGGCAGCGGTGGGATTTGGGAAGGGGCTTTCGAAGTGCAGGCCCCCTGGTCCTGTGGCCCCTGGACACACAGGACAAGGGCCCATGATGAGCGGAGGTCCCACCTTACAGCAGGTCACCATCGGTGGGGGTTCAGGCCAGCAGCAAGGCATGGGGCCTGGTGCTCCTCAGCAGCAAGGACAGCCAG gGAAAATGCCATGCAACATCAAGACAAACATCAAGGCTGCCTCCTCAATGCACCCGTACAACCGATAA
- the LOC118378251 gene encoding mediator of RNA polymerase II transcription subunit 8-like isoform X1, with amino-acid sequence MSFFFVSVKQREEKLLDASVESLISRVAHLKNALHSFIYKLENEYERLTWPSVLDNFALLSGQLNTINKLLRNEKTPSFRQQIIIPLLLSPDRDEELAKLTEQRVPVFSHEIVPDHLRTKPDPEVEEQEKQLSAEAARIGPEVAQKQIQTLNKLCSNLLEKLNNPRDDRDADSAAIRQNKPSFNPADTNALVAAVGFGKGLSKCRPPGPVAPGHTGQGPMMSGGPTLQQVTIGGGSGQQQGMGPGAPQQQGQPGKMPCNIKTNIKAASSMHPYNR; translated from the exons atgtcttttttttttgtttctgTCAAGCAACGGGAAGAAAAATTGCTGGACGCATCCGTGGAATCGCTTATTTCCCGCGTAGCTCATCTAAAAAACGCTCTTCACAGTTTCATCTACAAGTTGGAAAACGAGTATGAACGACTGACATG GCCCTCTGTGTTGGACAACTTTGCCCTCTTGTCTGGTCAGTTGAACACCATCAATAAACTGTTGCGGAATGAGAAGACGCCATCTTTCCGCCAGCAGATCATCATccccctgctgttgtctccagacAGGGATGAAGAACTAGCT aAACTGACAGAGCAACGCGTGCCTGTGTTCAGCCATGAGATTGTGCCGGATCACCTGCGCACCAAGCCTGATCCTGAGGTGGAGGAGCAGGAGAAACAGCTGAGTGCGGAAGCTGCCCGGATAGGACCTGAGGTGGCACAG AAACAAATCCAGACACTGAACAAACTCTGTTCAAATCTACTGGAGAAACTGAACAATCCTCGCGATGACAGGGATGCAGACAGTGCAG CTATACGGCAGAACAAACCATCTTTCAACCCTGCTGACACCAATGCTCTGGTGGCAGCGGTGGGATTTGGGAAGGGGCTTTCGAAGTGCAGGCCCCCTGGTCCTGTGGCCCCTGGACACACAGGACAAGGGCCCATGATGAGCGGAGGTCCCACCTTACAGCAGGTCACCATCGGTGGGGGTTCAGGCCAGCAGCAAGGCATGGGGCCTGGTGCTCCTCAGCAGCAAGGACAGCCAG gGAAAATGCCATGCAACATCAAGACAAACATCAAGGCTGCCTCCTCAATGCACCCGTACAACCGATAA